A DNA window from Primulina huaijiensis isolate GDHJ02 unplaced genomic scaffold, ASM1229523v2 scaffold42959, whole genome shotgun sequence contains the following coding sequences:
- the LOC140969883 gene encoding uncharacterized protein, translated as MSPFRLLYGKSCHLPVELEHKAYWATKSLNFDAKVTDDERVLELNELDEFRLDAYENAKLYKEKSKRPYTITQVFPYRTVEITSEAASAFKVNGHRLKVYHGGTMPDEPTTVDLQDPN; from the exons CTTTTAGATTATTGTATGGGAAGTCGTGTCATTTACCCGTAGAACTTGAACATAAGGCGTATTGGGCTACTAAATCCTTGAATTTTGATGCTAAAGTCACAGATGACGAGAGAGTGCTTGAACTGAATGAATTGGATGAGTTTAGGTTGGATGCTTACGAGAACGCCAAGCTTTACAAGGAGAAAAGCAAAC GACCATACACCATCACGCAAGTTTTCCCTTACAGGACAGTGGAGATCACTAGTGAAGCAGCTAGTGCATTCAAGGTGAATGGGCATAGGCTGAAGGTTTACCATGGTGGTACTATGCCCGATGAGCCAACTACCGTGGATCTGCAGGATCCAAATTGA